In the genome of Paenibacillus sp. GP183, the window ATAGCAAAAATAAATCTGGCTGGCAAAGTTAATGGCAGCCAGATTATGCAGAGATATTCTTCAATCTTTACACGGCTTGGATTTCTTTCAGATGTTTGGCAAGGTTGTCCCAGGTTTCGGTCATCCCTTGGATTAGACCCATGTCCATTGTTGCCTTGAGTGCTTCGGCCGAGACGAATTGAGCGCGGTTAATGAGCTTGGTCTTGCCTTCGTAATCGACGAATGTCAAAGTGATCAGCAGCTCCGGCATACCCACTACCGCGTTGCCTTCCTCATCAGAGAAGACATCGGTGTAGACGATCCGCTCCGGCTCTACGATTTCGCGGTAAACAGCTTTACCCCAAGAGTTCATCTGGCCATCGGCCGATCGCATGCAATAGTGCCAGACTCCACCTGGGCGGAAATCCATCTTGCAAACCGGCAGCGTCCAGCCTTTCGGTCCAAACCATTGCGACAAGTGCTCAGGATCCTTAAATACCTTGAACACGAGCTCGCGCGGCGCATCGAAAATACGCTCCATCACCAGATCCCGATCTTCTACCTTCGTGGTCATTTTGTTTGCTCCAGGGTCATTGGACATTTCATTGCCTCCTAAAGTTGTTGTTATATTGATTCTTTTCCTACTTCTGCAGGTCGCGCAGATAATCGTCCAAGCGATCAAATCTCTCGTCCCAAACACGTCGGAAGGACTCCAGCCATTCGTCCAACTCAATGAGCGGCTGGGCCCGCAGCTTGTAAATCCGCCGATTGGCGACCGGCTGCACCTCAACCAGCCCGGCCTCACTGAGGACTCGAAGATGTTTTGAAGCTTGCGGCTGGCCAAGCCCTAGTCGATCGGCAATTTCCCCTACTGTGAGAGGACCGCTTCGCAAAAGCTCGACAATGTTTAAGCGAGTTGGTT includes:
- a CDS encoding SRPBCC domain-containing protein, which codes for MSNDPGANKMTTKVEDRDLVMERIFDAPRELVFKVFKDPEHLSQWFGPKGWTLPVCKMDFRPGGVWHYCMRSADGQMNSWGKAVYREIVEPERIVYTDVFSDEEGNAVVGMPELLITLTFVDYEGKTKLINRAQFVSAEALKATMDMGLIQGMTETWDNLAKHLKEIQAV
- a CDS encoding metalloregulator ArsR/SmtB family transcription factor produces the protein MNATTFSALAEPTRLNIVELLRSGPLTVGEIADRLGLGQPQASKHLRVLSEAGLVEVQPVANRRIYKLRAQPLIELDEWLESFRRVWDERFDRLDDYLRDLQK